Genomic window (Cucumis sativus cultivar 9930 chromosome 2, Cucumber_9930_V3, whole genome shotgun sequence):
aataaataaaaagaagaaactacaTACCGATTCATGCATAATAGATGTCCAGATTTTTTGTCATAACTTTTTGTCGCAATCTCAAGAATAGCTGCTTTTCCTGAAAATGATTATGAATATTATTGACATTTCAAAGAACAagcttaaaaataatagattcaTTCTCTCATAAACCTCTTATATGAGACTTCACCTTTAATCATTTTCATACAACTataagaaacagaaacaaataGATATCATAcaataaaaagtcaaaataataAGTACAAACCTTTGTCATGCAGCCCAGCAAGAGAGATTTTATTATCTAACTGCGCAGGTAAAACCCCATgagaataaatatatttcagCATTAAGGAAGGCCATACAGACTTGATATGGGAATTActcttaaaaatcaaatatagatTCAGTACGGAGCCTTACATGTCCACTAGATGACAGTGGCTTGTACAATTCAATGTATTGCTGACCATGGAGCAAGAGCTTTGGGTCATACCTGATGATAGAGgcaagaaaagaagagatggcagaaaataattattgcaTTCACATTAGCATACAAAAGACCCTTGCAAGCTTCTCAAAAGAATACATGAGTACTTACAACAGTCCAGGCAAGTTCAGACCAGTGCTCAGAGTGTCAATGATAAATAAAGCAGAAAATGTTGGCAGAACCTACATTAAGAGAAACTAGAAGTAACAAATAATAGATGAACCACAGTCGTTTGCGTATTGTTGTTCTAAAAGTGCATTTCCTATAAAATCCTATCAATTGGCTTGTAAATTGGTATCTCAGCTCTCTATCTTGAGCATGCAGGAAAGAAAGCAGATAAAGAATAACACGAAGTAATTGAGTTACAAATGAAATGTGGTTTTTAGGAGGAGTGAGCCAATTATTAAAGGATAcataaaaggtaaaaaaaaacataatatgaAAGTagggaaaagggaaagaatgAATTGATCGAGGAATTACAGATGAGAGGAGGAGTAGAGGAGACAAATGAGGCCGCTTAGGCCTCCAAGAGGAAAAGACAATAAAGGTGAAATTGTGTACATGGGAATGCAAAATAAAGTGGGGGTATCTTTTTGTGGAGAACTGAATCCAGTTGAGAGAGCTTCTAGTGTCACCCAAATTATCCTTTTCATAAAGACTTGGTTCTTGATTCCTTTGAATGTattgttagaattagtgggctTGGCCCAAGGAAGGATTTACCCTaatttcctttccttctttttatcataagcttgttgtctatttatttctctttgtatcttttgttaatatgagaaaaataagaaagtcCGATCGTGatttttctcccggtactcgggtttccacgtaactcggtatctttttctttactactTTTAGCATGtatgaatataataatagtttCTATTGTTATAACCACCATGAATTGGCCTAGTAATCAATAAGGTCCcatataaataacaaagagCTTAGACAGCATGAGTTCAAGCCTCAAGTTAAGTAGCATTGTCACAAACACAAGAGATGTACACAAAAACACAATAGTTTCCAAAAAAGTAGAACATAGAACTATCACGGCTTGTCCTAGTAGTAAAACTGGTCATGATTTAATAAAGGTATGGATTTAATATCCTACAAGTTTTTCTGACACCTAAATGTTGTAGGGTTTAAGGTCAGGCAATTTGTCCCGTGAGATTAGTTGGGTGGACAAAGCTAGCCCAAACACTCATGGatatcaaacaaaagaaatgtagAACACAGTTATTTGGgatacatttaaaatatatgtgtgttgTGTATCGATTCATCTTTAACATTAGAAAAGATCAAAGGATTTTATTGGTTATGGCTATGGTAAGGGATGGAAGATGTCTCCTACTGGTTTATAAATGATCAACATATATACATGATtacttatagaaaaaaaaacatatatacatgatTAGCtgaaaatattagaatttaaaGGTCTTCTATAActttacaaacaaaaaagtcacacacacaaaatatagtttttgCTATTTggggttttctttttagtagtttattgttattttttatagttttgattttctttcccATTGAAAATGATAGTCTCAACCCCAAAATTCCAACATGCTTTGCcctttgtgtgtgtgtgtattacAAATTGTAGATGAAGTACCTCAATGTATTCTTGCCCATTTTCATTGTAAACATATTTCAGCTCATCAGCGTCCACGGCTTGCTGACCACATGCTCCAACACCCAGGGCATAGAGCGCGACATCTCTGACAATCAACAGCAAGAAGTACGCTAATAGACAGAATCAATAGCCCCCCTCAAGTGGCATAGTTGAATGCATAAGCTCAGTATATGAGGATTTACCTCTCAGTATAGGTGGACGTTGTCTAcagcaaaaataaattagaaaagaaaaaaacaaatcaaactcTACACATctaatggaaaagaaaattaaaatttcgtGTAAGTATTagtatattttcttttccaaccaACAAATATGTCAGTATTTGAAACTAAAGTTGgcaaatatacatacatacgcACGGTCATGACTCACCAAACCCAAACTTTAAAGGAAAACAgcaataaatttatgtttccTTCAGAACTTGATAAACCACCATCTTATGCCAATATCCAAAAGCTAATGTCAGATAAAAGAGAAAGCATACACCATTacaaagaagttgaagaaaaccattatgaaataaaattccTTAAAAAGGTTCTGAAGAAAATGCAAACCCAAATAATCCTTTTCAGACCATTCAAcgttttatataaaataaaattcaaaaccaattaTCTTGATACAGCATATGCTTAGACAACGTTTGACACAATTCACTTGAAAGTTAACTAATCTGTCTTGTTTGATAGCGTGTCAAACACAGTCAGATTATCTAACAAACAAATGTTTTAACGTGTTGTAGAAAAGGAGAAACCCTACATCATTTGTCTAtccacccaaaaaaaaaagtttcaattaaatgttaatattCTGAGCCTTTAACAGTCTTACTAATAATCTAGTAAGAACAAAGAAGTAGGGTAGGATATGCCTAATTCTACATCACTGGTCTTTTCAGGAATTTACACCAATAGTGATGAAAACGTCCAATTAATTAACAGTTTAGTAGTTGAGTTTCTTCAGGTTGCACATTACAGATAAGAATCAATTAACAAGTTACCTTCCAATGTGATGTGTAAGAAACCTAGATAACTGTGGCTAGTAATCGTTCGAGATTTATTGGGTTATCTAGttcaaatttttcatatgATCACCATTAAGTTCAGGTACAATATGCACAAAATAAACAGTCTCTTTCTTAGTATCATTTAAGTAAAACATCCATCATCAGTGATGGTGGATTTATTTCATCTAAAAAGGTGTATAAAAGGTGCTGTATTTTCTAACGTccaataaaattttctctGTTATCTCAGAGTATCCTTGCATATTTACAATAGGCAACagttttcaaatcaaacaagaTTTCTAGCTATTCtgttttttccccttcttcaAATAGAAGCAAGTTGATCACTGACCAGATATAGGACATCCTCTTGGCCTGATCATTATGAGTGATGATATCCTCATAATTTACATAACTATCGAACTTACTCCTTTTGAAGAGTTGAACTCGGTCTTATATCACTCGTTAAAACGGCTAATCCTAAGAACCCAAAAAACTAGGGCTACCAGTGGAACAAAATCTGTAACTAAGGTAAGAAATTGGAATGGAAAGTCGCTCCTCCGAGACTACTGTTCCCCTAAAATGTTGTCACTTCTAAACCTCGACATGGAACTCACAATAACAAACCTAAACAGAACACAAGCCCAGAGATTTGCAGTTCTTCAGATTCGTACTTagtttaatcttaattaaagctggttcgataaaaaaaaaaacgcaaAAACGAAAGAAACAGAGCATAGATTGAACAGATGAAGGAGAGTGAGTGAATATTCCATACCTCAGGGAATTTGTGAGCAAGAATACGAGCAGGATCAAAGGGCGATGAATTATCGGCCATGAGAAACCAGGAAGCAGCCTCAATCGATGCGAAACTGAAAGCAGAAAGTCAATCTAGAGATTGAGGAGTGAAAGAAACAAGCGAATTGGAATTGGAGGAGGATAAGAGGAATCAATCGGATCAAGGAATGGGAAAGGATGGCGCAATGACGTGCTTGAACAGACGAAGTCAGAGAGGGAGAGTATGGCTGATGCTGACCTCCATGCGCAATGGATAATTTGTAGTGAACAgctcaaaatcaaaatctcaatCTCCCAATTTGGGAAACTGACCtttgtattgaaaattttcaaaatataacgTAAAAAAAGCTAATTTAGTTCCATAAAATTTGTTGTGCTTTTCGCCCGCTGGGGGTTCTATTTCGGATACAAAATGCGGTGGAAAAGtctttgtatatttttttattttaataaatttaactaaTATACAATTAACTTTGTTAAGTTtcatctaaaataaattgtctTTATTGTCATTTctccaaaacaaataattaattttataacttagatatgtttaataatttattgaaattatgagaaattttggtttttataaaCGTTGGAATGAAAATGTCTGAAAATTTAAGATCAAAATTCTAATACTTGGATATTTACTTAATAATTTAGGATCAAAGGAGGAGTTCTTAAGagatttgtaatttgattttatttctcaGAGTAGGAGtaaatatgttgaagtagCTTAGAGAATAATAGACATAAACGATTCACATTGAAATCACAAtgtcaaattttctttcaagataATTGCATCTTCAACTACTACTAAACTTTTGTTACCTAGTTGATTTTTGGATGTAATCAACAGTAATCTGTACCTTCATTTGCCTCAAAGAGCCCACGTGGTTGGTATGAAGTATTtggttaaaaaattaaaaaagtttgcTAGGGATGAAAAGTACACAAGATAATGGAATTGGAAATAAGACGAAGAGACAATGTTAATATATTGAGCCTTTAATTATCTCAAACATAAGAATATTTATGACCTaaacagagagaaaaaaaatgacttcTGCAAGTgcaagaagatcaagaaaggACATTCGATTCAATGAAATGCTATgaatagaaattaaagaaaaaaaatatataaataaatgaccTCGAGCTAAGGACATTTTAACTTTGAGAAGCAATAATGATtaatggttttttctttttttctttacgagctggaagaagaagattatgTAAATGATATGATGATAAATGGGGAAATTAGAGTGGCCTGGTTCTTCTGCCGGTGGCTCTTCCACAAAGAAGAGCATTCTTTGGAATTGGATACTCATCTCGTAATGACGTTGATGGAGTGTAAACTCTCAAGTAAAATTGTTGTCCTAAGTATTGCCTTGCCCAAAATTCTGTCCTTATATTCCACATTCCAACGTTGTCTAGCGCCACATATATCGCACTCCATGACTTTGGATACACCTGCCAAGATTAACAATAATTCATTTCTGTCTTtagacaattttcttttgttttttttttaaaacaaatgtttgttttctcaCCGTCTTCTTACATTGAaacatttgttttcaattatgaaatttgattagGCCCTGTTAATTGTTTATTGAAGACCagtaaaagaacaaataatttgttttttagaagaaaaaacgtaatcaaatagaaacaaaagaaaaacaggaGTTTGGGTTGTACCTGAACAGTACACCGTGCAATTGCGTCTCGTAGATTGTATTGGTTTCTGCTATTCGATGTCCATTGCCCTCCATCCATACTGAAATTCACAACcatttgttttcattaaaaaaaattaaaaaagaagaagaagaagaatcgtAAAAGAATGTTAATTACCCAACAACGAAGAAGGAGTAGCCATCAAGATGCCAGCTCTGAATGAGGTCTTCGTTGTTCTGAAAAACGATTTCGACAAAAGCTCTGTAATCGGCGCCCATAACAGAGGTGTCTTGATAGATTCCTCCACCGTTTGGCCAGTCGGAAATGCTTCCCACCCGGAAAACTCCTCCTATTTTGAAGAAGTCTGCCACCTTCAGCGGAGTGTCTGCCGGAATAAATGACACGCTGTTCACGGCGTATCTTTGCTTTCCGTCCACAATTCCGGCTGAGTTCGCCACTACAATGGTTCTGGTCGTGGTTATCATACCATAGTGATACGACCCTTGTGGGTTCGGCCGTGGCCCACTGGCTGTAAGATTGGTTCTGCATTCGTATGCCAATTTCTTCACATTATTGAACgaaaagcaattttttaaagaaacaataaagGGTTTATGAAACTGATGTAGTAGTTAAAGTAAAGTTAGGCAGGATTACCTGATGGCTCGAGCTTGATTAAGGGACCAATCGATTTGGATAGTTGGGCCACCAGGAGGCGGGCCTTGGACGGAGCCGGCGGAGTTGGCATAACGGAGAATAGCGGTGGTGGAGAGGATGGGAGTAGTAAAGCGAGAAGAAACCACAATGTAAAAGTCCTGAGCGGGCTGATCCGCAGTGACAAGGACGGAATAAGATTGGCCTACGTGAATGTCAAGGGAAGAGAATTCCGTTTGGAGGGTATGGGTTCCTTCAACTTCCACCACCTTCATTCTGTGGCCTTGAATTCGGAAGTTCAGAGAACTTTGAAGCCCCACGTTTGAAATCCTCAGCCTGTAAGTTTTTCCTAATAACACATATACACACAAATGATGAGTCTCCGACACTAGAACATATCATGTACAAGTAAGGTCGTAAACGAGTCTCTATTCTTAATAACTACTAGATACAAAGTggattgatttaaaaaatattgagtaGTGCGTTTCTCTCATTATCACCTTGTTCCACGTTGATTGAGGCAGTTCTATTGGGTCCACGACCATTGATGAGGATTCCATCGGGGAGAGGAAGCATTGAGCCATTGTCTAATTGGGCCCTCAACGTCtgcaaaaacaaattcaattaatttgtaTACTAAAAATGGCTAAATTATTTGAAGGGAAAGGAATAATGCTCAGATGTCAGATCCATATTTAGTTATGTAAGAAGATTATGTTTCTACACATATAAATCGTGTGTTTCTACTTTTACTTGAGATGGAATCACTTACTTAAAAACAGATACAAGTTAACAGTTTCTCATATTGCCAATCCTAGTAATAACGACCCCCTCATTAAAAGTGAATAATAAGcaaaaacagaaaagtaaGCAAGACTGAAAAGGAGGGcacttttgtttcttcttccgtTATCAATTGGCCTATTTGGAGAATGGGtggttgagttttttttcGAGTAATTGGTGGGTGGAATTCAGGTAGTATAAAAATTAGGTTGGAAttctattttgttaatttactTTTGGTTTATTCAATTCTAGtcttctatttttcataaatcttaaatttaatttcttcttctagttaataaaaatttccgtcaaaattattattgtttagtCACAATAAAAATTGTCAGCTGCTtaatataagaataaaaatggtaattttaacatttttttttcaattcagCATGAGAGGGAAGGGATTAAATCTAAAGCACCAAGGTtgataacaaatattttatgtcaACTGATCAGCTATAACCATTCCAAAAACAGTGGGCTAAAAACTTAGGCAAGAACCAAACGAAAAAGGGTGGCTTTACACAAACTTTTTGTCATATAGTATTTTATAAGAGTTACAAATgatcttttctaaaaaagaaaaaggaccCTTCTTTCAAAAGGAATTGGTAAATATAAAgcgagaagaagaaaagaccATAATAATGAAGGAAAGGATTAGGTAGTGGTAGGGGATAAATATAGTTGTCTTTTTGCTAATAAAGGGGAGTTTCATAGGGTTAAATTAATGAGAGGATTTAAGTTGGAAGAAAGCGCGTTTGGGAGAGCCTGGGATTCAGTGCCTAAAACTGATTCGTAAAAGCGCTTTCGTTAGCTGGATTCTGGATTCCATACAACCcaacaatacaaaaaaagcTCCTTTCAAAATAGggggaaaaagaaacacaatGAAAAAggcttttcttttatcaaatagAGGCACATGCCATTGCCAAAAAGTCAATTAAATTCAGCTTATGATTATCGCACTGACAGTCGAGGCAACCATGGCCCGCACCATTAAAGAAACAAAGCACCCTTTTAATTAAATCCAGCTGTTAATCtcgggagagagagagagactaGAGAGAGAAGCAAAAAGGATTTGAAGAGTCAAAGATTATGGGTCAAGCATTAGAACCACCAATGGTCTACGTCTACCGACAGaggtaaaaagaaagaagaaaaaaaaagcataagaaaaacatttggGATCTAGAACACACTCATGAGCTCAATTCTGTACGTGATAAATTATGTACTCTTCATacatgcaattttttttaatttttaaatataaaaagtaaatcatatttacaaattataacaaaacttataaaaaaaaatttattttttctatcaaaatatcattctttataaaataaagtttagtGCTGATAAATTCtagtaattataatattgtttttgtgtgtgtgttaaAAACTGCcattgaaatagaaaatttcCCAATGGAGGAGATGTATTAAAAGTTCTTTTTCAATCTTAATCTATAAGAAGTATATTAGTTGCTATTACCACTTCATGTTGTTTTTATCAAGACAGAAGGAAAAGTCTATTCATTGTAAGGTAATATATATAGcgaaagttttaaatatttatatatataaagaaaaagtgattCCCTATTCCCCGCCAATCTGGCTCCGTGACTATCATTATTCAGTATTCTTTCACCTTTCCACATTAGCCAGAGCTCGATTTCGAAACTAATATGATTGATTAAAAGTTCAATCGAATCTCCCCTTTATAAAAAAAGCAGTAACAATtgcttaattttgaaaagttgttgAAAGCAAAAAAGggataattaattagtgatTATTTACCGTATGATTAGCTTGGTACCAGTCACCGATAAGGACTGTATAATCCCCGGCAGGATCCGGGAACGGAACAGGAATCCGAGGACGGCTAAGAATTCTGATTCCACCAAACCCACCGGCGGCCTTATGGAAGCCAAGAGAAGGGAAGTAATAGAAACTTCCGATCtgatctttcatttgaagaATGTAAGTGAAGTTCTTCCCTGGAGGAATGGGGCAAGTTGTTCCGTACACACCATCTTCATACGAGTTCCTTCTCTGTTGAATCCCATTCCTAATTACATAACACTTCCCCTAAATTTAGACACTAAATCCAATAACAACGATAATTTACAGGCATTGTCCCAAACACACTATTCAACAAGTTAAAACCAGATCCAAGCCCCAAATTTCACCAAATTAACTCCAGAAATCAGAAATTTCAACTCCAAATCTAACGAATAAACACAGCGCATTCTAGAAAGCACATTTCCATATTCATGAACTAAATTTGAGATGTCGAGTAAAAGCgagggagagagaaattaCCAGGAGAGGAGAAAAGGCTCATCCAAGCTATTGAAAACATTGATAATGATATTGTCGTTGGTAACAGAGTGAATATCGGGGCCAGGAAATTGGCCATTAATCAAAATGCcctaagaagaaagaagaggagagGAGATTCGGATCCGTTAAGAAATggaggaagaaagagagagagaatgagtatggaaaatgaagagaaaaggCAACAAGCAAACCTGCTGGGGGAGGCCGAGGGGGTAAATGGTGCCGTAAGTTACATTCCAGTCGAAGAAGCGGTAAGGATCCTCAGCTCGGACAATGgcgaagaagaaagaaatgaagaggaagaggagagAGGAGGGCATTGTGAAGAGTGAAGAGTGACGAATGAAGAGGGAGAAATGGCGATGGAGAATGGAGGGTGAGATTGGTTTATATTTAAGGGGAGGGGTTCAGGGAGTAGAGACTACAGAGTAGGTAGTGAATGAACAAAGCCTTAGAGGACTGAAAAGCGGGAGTGAAAGCAACGtagttttctctttctttctcttttttcttgacttattatgcaaatttaaatttggaatttcATGGTAAGAAATATGAATTGCAATTcggaaaattttgaaaataagagggaagataaatttagtttgaaatttttgtttttttttttttttttaatattaccTTAGGGATTGAGGATGAAATGAAAGGTTgtgttaaaattataaataacttttaatacTTTGATAAATAGGTAATAAATAGGTAACGACAAATAGATAGAATAAAggataattataatgaatGGAGATCtgatgaataataattaaggatataacaacatttaaaagaaattgcaaatatagcaaaactatcaacCGATAGagtattggtctatcactaatagacgGATtcgacaaattttgttatatttgcaatttttttaaatgttgt
Coding sequences:
- the LOC101212563 gene encoding L-ascorbate oxidase homolog; this encodes MPSSLLFLFISFFFAIVRAEDPYRFFDWNVTYGTIYPLGLPQQGILINGQFPGPDIHSVTNDNIIINVFNSLDEPFLLSWNGIQQRRNSYEDGVYGTTCPIPPGKNFTYILQMKDQIGSFYYFPSLGFHKAAGGFGGIRILSRPRIPVPFPDPAGDYTVLIGDWYQANHTTLRAQLDNGSMLPLPDGILINGRGPNRTASINVEQGKTYRLRISNVGLQSSLNFRIQGHRMKVVEVEGTHTLQTEFSSLDIHVGQSYSVLVTADQPAQDFYIVVSSRFTTPILSTTAILRYANSAGSVQGPPPGGPTIQIDWSLNQARAIRTNLTASGPRPNPQGSYHYGMITTTRTIVVANSAGIVDGKQRYAVNSVSFIPADTPLKVADFFKIGGVFRVGSISDWPNGGGIYQDTSVMGADYRAFVEIVFQNNEDLIQSWHLDGYSFFVVGMDGGQWTSNSRNQYNLRDAIARCTVQVYPKSWSAIYVALDNVGMWNIRTEFWARQYLGQQFYLRVYTPSTSLRDEYPIPKNALLCGRATGRRTRPL